Part of the Actinomycetota bacterium genome, AGGGAATTGGAGATAGCCGTTTTAGTTCCCTTACAAGTGGAAGGTAACCTCATCGGGGTATTGATACTGGGTGAAAAGCGATCGGGAGATATGTTCACCATTCAAGATTTGAGATTCTTGGAGATTTTAGCTCCTGAAGTGGCAGTTGCCATAAAGAATGCGGAGCTATTTGAAGAGAAAGAGAAAAGGATTTTGGAGCTCAGCGCCCTTAATAAACTGGCTTTTTCATTGGGTGCAGAGTTGGATCTAAAGGATATTTTGAATCAAGCTATTGATCAAGCACTTCTTGTAACCGGAGCGGATTCAGGTTCAATAATGCTTCTAGACGAAGAGACACAGACGCTCACCATTAAAGCAGCTCGAGGCATTGAACTCGAATTCCAGAGAAAAACAAGATTGAAGGTTGGTCAGGGAATCGCTGGTTGGGTAGCGAAAGCGAGTGAGCCTCTGATCATAACTGACTCGGAGAATGAACGCTTTAAGAGATTTTTGCGACGCGATGAGATTATATCCGCTCTCTCTGTACCCCTTAAAGCCAAAGAAAAGGTCATCGGCGTCTTAAGTGTTAATCGTAAAACTTCTAAAGAACCCTTCACCGAGGAAAATCTGAATCTGATTTCTTCATTTGCTGCCCAAGTGGCTGTAGCCATCGAAAATGCAAGGTTATACAAGGATTTGGAGATGACCTTCCTGGGTACCATCTCCGCCCTAGCTGCTGCGGTGGATGCAAAAGATCATTATACCTTCGGACACTCACAGGCGGTAACAAAGTACGCCGTGGCTATTGCCAAGAAGCTTTCCCTACCCGAGAGCGAGATCGAGAGCATTCGGATTGCAAGTATGCTCCATGATATCGGCAAAATAGGGTTGGATGGTACTATTCTGAATAAACCGGGTAAATTAACTCCTGAGGAAAGAGCTCTGGTCAATCTACATCCTCTCATGGGTGTCAACATCCTCAAATCATTGGAGTTCTTGAAGAGCACAATACCACTCATCCTTTATCACCATGAACATTTTGATGGTATGGGCTATCCAGAAGGAATAGCTGGAAAAGCAATTCCTCTAGGAGCGCGGATCATTGCCGTGGCTGATGCTTTCAATGCGATGATTTCAGAACGTCCTTATCGTCGGGCATTGAGCATTGAGGAGGCAATTGAGGAACTTAGAAATTACTCGGGTACCCAATTTGATCCCACCGTGGTCGAGGCATTTTTGAAGATACTGCGGAGGGAATCACGCAAACCACTCAAAGTTCAGCAATCATAACGAGATTCCCGAACTCGTTTTAAAGCAACTTCCCTTTCAAAATTAGGAACCCACGACACCTCGCCGTGGACATCTCTCAGTTCAAACATGTCTTGAACAAAATAATGGTGCGCTTGGCGGGATTTGAACCCGCGACCTTGGGATCCGGAGTCCCACGCTCTATCCCCTGAGCTACAAGCGCCTATTGCAAATCGATAGTCTATGGTCAATAGTCGATGCCAAATATTTCAGCAACCTACAACCTCGAACCTTTAACCCACAACTAGTAATATCTTATATAAAAGGAGTCAAATTCGCCAGTGTAATCTTCCCACCGAACATCAACATTTCTGACATGAGCTTCGGGTGGACCTATATGACACCAGTCCACCATCCTGCGAACTTTATCCTCCTTCCCTTCAAAAACGGCTTCCACTCGACCATCAGGGCAATTCCTTACCCAACCCGTTACATTGAGCTTTTCAGCCTGGTGACAAGTATAAGAGCGAAAGAAAACACCTTGAACTCTGCCTTCTATCAGAACATGGGCGCGCACTTTTGCCATTTTCTTATTACCAATTGTGGTAAAAGCAAGGGAGAATTACACTATCGTCAGTGGATGCGTTTCAAGAAGGGTTCTATGTATCTACGCTGCACTGGATCGACTGATTGCTCCAATAAAACTAAGACAATGTATCGAGGTTCAAAGGGAGTGGTCTTGGGATACATTTTAGCTTCGTAAGGAAGCCTATTTCCCTTCAAATAATTACAGGTGGAGCAAGCAGTGGTTACATTATCCCAGGTATCTGTACCACCTCTGCAGAGGGGTTTTACGTGCTCTCGGGTTAAATATTCTCCCCTTCTGAATTCACTTTTATGACGTCCGCAATACTGGCAGGTGTAGTGATCCCGGGCAAAAAGTATGGAATTGGTAACTATTCCGCGAAGCCTGCGGGGAATTTCCACATATTTAATTAATCTAATCACCAGTGGGTATGGATACTCACGTTTTTCAGAGCGAATACGCTTCTCCACATGTTCCTCTATAACCTCCGCTTTTTCTTTGAGTATGAGAATTATTGCCCGTCTAACTGGTACAAAAGTGAGGGGCTCCGCACTGGCGTTTAAAATTAAAGTTTTCCCTACAATCACCTTTGAGCTCCCTTTTTATTTTTCTCTATAATATGCATCCCAAAACTTGTCAAGTCTTCTGCGCTTTGAGACGTAGGTCGATGGGATGGTATTAAGACTGGGTCTTTTCTTTGAGCTCCTTTATTCTATTGAGTAAATCTTCTTTAAAATATATGTGACCCAGCCCCGTTATCCTTCTCTTCGCTATTTGGGATTGGGATACTATTACATATCGCCAGTTCCCAGGGATGGAAGAATATATCGTAGCCACTACTTTATCGCCCCTGAGTTCTGCGAGCATTTTCTGTAAACATTCAACATCCTCTGTTTTGTGAATCGGTTTGCCATCCCTGGGCTTAAAATATCTTCTCATCAACCGTCACTTTTTTATTTAACTTTATCATTAACTAACCAAATACCTCAAGACATTTCACGGTGAGATTAAAGCTCTTTCTCCTCGATGCCGAGTAAATGTTTGTAATGAGGAACCATCTGAGAGGGACGGAAAATGGATGCATCAAAAAACGATGGCGGCTATGAAATTTTAGAACTCTTTGGTATTAAATTGAAGGTCAAAAACCCGCGAATTGCGGAAATTTTGACCATGGATGCCAAAGAGGTGCTAACCGAGGACATCCGAGTTCTAAGGAAAAAATTAGCCGAACTAGATCGAAAAGAATCGGAAGTAGAGAAGATACCATCGATTTCGGAGATAGAGTCCTATAGCGATTACCAAAGAGCCATCGATGCCATAGGCAAAAGGTTGGAATTCGATGTGGATTTGGGTAATCTGTGGAGATCGGCCACTGGGATAATCATTATCGTGAAGGCAATAAAGG contains:
- a CDS encoding acylphosphatase, yielding MAKVRAHVLIEGRVQGVFFRSYTCHQAEKLNVTGWVRNCPDGRVEAVFEGKEDKVRRMVDWCHIGPPEAHVRNVDVRWEDYTGEFDSFYIRYY
- a CDS encoding HNH endonuclease, which encodes MIVGKTLILNASAEPLTFVPVRRAIILILKEKAEVIEEHVEKRIRSEKREYPYPLVIRLIKYVEIPRRLRGIVTNSILFARDHYTCQYCGRHKSEFRRGEYLTREHVKPLCRGGTDTWDNVTTACSTCNYLKGNRLPYEAKMYPKTTPFEPRYIVLVLLEQSVDPVQRRYIEPFLKRIH
- a CDS encoding HD domain-containing phosphohydrolase, which encodes RELEIAVLVPLQVEGNLIGVLILGEKRSGDMFTIQDLRFLEILAPEVAVAIKNAELFEEKEKRILELSALNKLAFSLGAELDLKDILNQAIDQALLVTGADSGSIMLLDEETQTLTIKAARGIELEFQRKTRLKVGQGIAGWVAKASEPLIITDSENERFKRFLRRDEIISALSVPLKAKEKVIGVLSVNRKTSKEPFTEENLNLISSFAAQVAVAIENARLYKDLEMTFLGTISALAAAVDAKDHYTFGHSQAVTKYAVAIAKKLSLPESEIESIRIASMLHDIGKIGLDGTILNKPGKLTPEERALVNLHPLMGVNILKSLEFLKSTIPLILYHHEHFDGMGYPEGIAGKAIPLGARIIAVADAFNAMISERPYRRALSIEEAIEELRNYSGTQFDPTVVEAFLKILRRESRKPLKVQQS